Proteins encoded in a region of the Streptomyces violaceoruber genome:
- a CDS encoding C40 family peptidase, with the protein MNVSTGGRRIWSRGATAALACAIILLPGPGYAAPGDPDPHTDKSIEDIRDELDGLYREAEVATEAYNAANEKAAKQEKRLTTLRKDLTRTEKRVEDLRDLAGAAARTQYRGGDLAATGIQLLLGDHPEQALDEASQARQAMRGLVNVSETQKTAREALSEQTEAASKELRELKSSRADKAAAKQKIEKKIASAERIEAGLEEEQTRRLAALERQRSREAEARWTESGGSSAGSAGGSAGKGKGKGRAPGGGTQVSGAAGKAVGFAMAQIGKPYVWGAVGPSSYDCSGLTSAAWAAAGHPIPRTSQAQWGGLTRVSLSSARPGDLIIYYNDATHVGMYIGGGQIVHAPRPGRDITTAPAASMPVLGVVRPGA; encoded by the coding sequence ATGAACGTGTCGACCGGCGGCAGACGGATATGGAGCCGGGGGGCCACAGCGGCCCTCGCCTGCGCGATCATCCTGTTGCCCGGCCCCGGTTACGCGGCCCCGGGCGACCCCGATCCGCACACCGACAAGTCGATCGAGGACATCCGCGACGAACTGGACGGCCTCTACCGCGAGGCGGAGGTGGCCACCGAGGCCTACAACGCCGCGAACGAGAAGGCGGCCAAGCAGGAGAAGCGGCTGACGACCCTCCGCAAGGACCTCACCCGTACCGAGAAGCGGGTGGAGGACCTGCGCGACCTCGCCGGCGCGGCCGCCCGGACCCAGTACCGCGGGGGCGACCTCGCCGCCACCGGCATCCAGCTGCTGCTCGGGGACCACCCGGAACAGGCCCTCGACGAGGCGTCCCAGGCCCGCCAGGCCATGCGCGGCCTGGTCAACGTCTCCGAAACCCAGAAGACCGCGCGCGAGGCCCTGAGCGAGCAGACCGAGGCCGCCTCGAAGGAGCTGCGGGAGCTGAAGAGCAGCCGAGCGGACAAGGCCGCGGCGAAGCAGAAGATCGAGAAGAAGATCGCCTCCGCCGAGCGGATCGAGGCCGGACTCGAGGAGGAACAGACCCGCAGGCTGGCCGCGTTGGAGAGGCAGCGCTCCCGGGAGGCCGAGGCCAGGTGGACGGAGTCCGGCGGCTCCTCCGCCGGCTCGGCCGGCGGCTCGGCCGGCAAGGGCAAGGGCAAGGGGCGCGCGCCGGGCGGCGGGACGCAGGTGAGCGGAGCGGCCGGGAAGGCCGTGGGCTTCGCGATGGCGCAGATCGGCAAACCGTACGTGTGGGGCGCGGTGGGCCCGTCCTCGTACGACTGCTCCGGACTCACCTCCGCGGCCTGGGCGGCGGCCGGCCACCCCATTCCCCGGACCTCCCAGGCACAGTGGGGCGGCCTGACCCGCGTCAGCCTGTCCTCGGCCCGTCCCGGAGACCTGATCATCTACTACAACGACGCCACCCACGTGGGCATGTACATCGGCGGCGGACAGATCGTCCACGCACCGCGGCCCGGCCGCGACATCACCACCGCGCCGGCCGCCTCCATGCCCGTCCTCGGCGTCGTACGACCCGGAGCCTGA
- a CDS encoding LacI family DNA-binding transcriptional regulator: MHDEVEVGARVTLAEVAKEAGVSAPTVSKVLNGRSDVSSTTRARVERLLEVHGYRRRNASPPRSPLVELVFHELDSVWAMELVRGVEDVAKANRTEVVLTRSGTRHAPAPDWIEGVLRRRPLGVVLVFSSLPAEVKQRLRSWNIPFVIVDPAGDPDPDVPSVGSANWAGGLAATRHLTDHGHERVAIITGFEDMLCSLARLDGYRSAMTMAGLPIDPALVRYGDYSVESGFEHGMDLLAGPGRPTAVFAGSDLQALGVLEAARVRGLRVPQDLSVVGYDDVPLAQWSSPPLTTVHQPLRHMAEEATRMLFRPDEPGRAGRRIELATHLVVRQSTAPPGGSAAAPGGADA; encoded by the coding sequence ATGCACGATGAAGTTGAGGTGGGCGCCCGGGTGACCCTGGCCGAGGTGGCGAAAGAGGCGGGGGTCTCTGCCCCGACAGTTTCGAAGGTCCTCAACGGTCGTTCGGATGTCTCCAGCACCACCAGGGCCAGGGTGGAGCGGCTTCTCGAGGTGCACGGCTACCGTCGCCGCAACGCGAGCCCGCCGCGCTCGCCGCTGGTCGAACTCGTCTTCCACGAGCTGGACAGCGTCTGGGCGATGGAGCTGGTCCGGGGCGTGGAGGACGTCGCCAAGGCCAACCGGACCGAGGTCGTACTCACCCGCAGCGGCACCCGGCACGCACCCGCGCCGGACTGGATCGAAGGCGTGCTCCGACGCAGGCCGCTGGGCGTCGTGCTGGTGTTCTCCTCGCTGCCCGCGGAGGTCAAGCAGCGGCTGCGGTCCTGGAACATCCCCTTCGTCATCGTCGACCCGGCCGGTGACCCGGACCCCGACGTCCCGTCGGTCGGCTCGGCCAACTGGGCCGGGGGCCTGGCGGCCACCCGCCACCTCACCGACCACGGACACGAACGCGTCGCGATCATCACGGGGTTCGAGGACATGCTGTGCTCACTGGCCCGGCTCGACGGCTACCGCTCGGCGATGACGATGGCGGGCCTGCCGATCGACCCTGCCCTGGTGCGGTACGGCGACTACAGCGTGGAGAGCGGCTTCGAGCACGGCATGGACCTGCTCGCGGGTCCCGGCCGGCCGACGGCGGTCTTCGCGGGCAGCGACCTCCAGGCGCTCGGGGTACTGGAGGCGGCCCGCGTCAGGGGCCTGAGGGTCCCTCAGGACCTCTCGGTCGTCGGCTACGACGACGTGCCACTGGCCCAGTGGTCGAGCCCGCCGCTGACCACCGTCCACCAGCCGCTGCGGCACATGGCCGAGGAGGCCACCCGCATGCTCTTCCGGCCGGACGAGCCCGGCCGGGCCGGCCGGCGCATCGAGCTGGCGACCCATCTCGTCGTACGGCAGAGCACGGCGCCGCCGGGCGGGTCCGCGGCGGCGCCCGGCGGCGCGGACGCCTGA
- a CDS encoding ABC transporter substrate-binding protein: MKTRARLPRLVATGATLALALSLSACGDGDGGASSDDGKIHVLVYGDASNKIEQQIVDTFNKTSDVKAVLDTIPGADYQTKLQTIINTPQAPDIFYNWGGGSIKPFVKADLLLPLDDFIKKDPGLKDNFLPSVFNSAVVDGKPYGIPMRGTQPVLLFHNKKVLEDAGVQPPKTWDELLAAVGKLKDAGVTPIALGGGDVWPTQMWFQYLYDRIAGPELFAKAIGGDKSAWESADSKKALDMISELVDSGAFGKNYDSVKYTNGGSVQLVASGKAGFELMGSWYYSQQLTDHKEFAEKDLGYTAFPTVEGGKGDPGNVAGNPNNYYSVMKKTKHPEAAAEFLKLMYSDEFVKAHLDIGNLPTTTNTDKFIDDSATPEYTRFQYDLVSDAPNFQLSWDQAYPQKASSDMHKAIQQFFNGQLDTDGFIKAMQALPTE; encoded by the coding sequence ATGAAGACACGTGCGCGCTTGCCCAGACTGGTCGCCACCGGTGCGACGCTCGCCCTGGCGCTGAGCCTGTCGGCCTGCGGTGACGGGGACGGCGGGGCGTCGTCGGACGACGGCAAGATCCATGTCCTGGTCTACGGGGACGCCAGCAACAAGATCGAACAGCAGATCGTCGACACCTTCAACAAGACCTCCGACGTCAAGGCGGTCCTCGACACCATCCCCGGTGCCGACTACCAGACGAAGCTCCAGACGATCATCAACACCCCGCAGGCCCCGGACATCTTCTACAACTGGGGCGGCGGCAGCATCAAGCCGTTCGTCAAGGCGGACCTGCTGCTGCCGCTCGACGACTTCATCAAGAAGGACCCGGGCCTCAAGGACAACTTCCTGCCGTCCGTCTTCAACAGCGCCGTCGTCGACGGAAAGCCGTACGGCATACCGATGCGCGGCACCCAGCCGGTCCTGCTCTTCCACAACAAGAAGGTCCTCGAGGACGCGGGCGTCCAGCCGCCCAAGACCTGGGACGAACTGCTCGCCGCGGTGGGCAAGCTCAAGGACGCGGGTGTCACGCCGATCGCGCTCGGCGGCGGCGACGTGTGGCCGACCCAGATGTGGTTCCAGTACCTCTACGACCGCATCGCCGGTCCGGAGCTGTTCGCGAAGGCCATCGGCGGCGACAAGAGCGCCTGGGAGAGCGCGGACAGCAAGAAGGCCCTGGACATGATCAGCGAGCTGGTCGACTCCGGCGCCTTCGGCAAGAACTACGACTCCGTCAAGTACACCAACGGCGGCTCGGTCCAGCTGGTGGCCTCGGGCAAGGCCGGCTTCGAGCTGATGGGCTCCTGGTACTACTCCCAGCAGCTCACGGACCACAAGGAGTTCGCCGAGAAGGACCTCGGCTACACCGCCTTCCCGACCGTCGAGGGCGGCAAGGGCGACCCGGGCAACGTCGCCGGCAACCCCAACAACTACTACTCGGTGATGAAGAAGACCAAGCACCCCGAGGCCGCCGCCGAGTTCCTGAAGCTCATGTACTCCGACGAGTTCGTCAAGGCCCACCTCGACATCGGCAACCTGCCGACCACGACCAACACCGACAAGTTCATCGACGACTCGGCCACCCCCGAGTACACGCGCTTCCAGTACGACCTCGTCTCCGACGCCCCGAACTTCCAGCTGTCCTGGGACCAGGCGTACCCGCAGAAGGCCAGCTCGGACATGCACAAGGCCATCCAGCAGTTCTTCAACGGACAGCTCGACACGGACGGCTTCATCAAGGCCATGCAGGCCCTCCCGACCGAGTGA
- a CDS encoding GNAT family N-acetyltransferase, which produces MTKGSLSGLPRENIELPDGSVLRRRSLVSDDAFIDAVAADVGHLGEWLRWARHPPTREETERFRAEQDADWDAGRSFVYVLTPPDRHDQVLGGGAMFPNGEVGVLEIGYWVCSPATGRGLATRAAAALTEEGLGLPGVKAMEIHCDRANARSAAIPPRIGYRLLRIEADEPQTAAEAGRSMVWRHDGA; this is translated from the coding sequence ATGACAAAGGGATCACTTTCCGGGCTTCCACGAGAGAACATCGAACTGCCGGACGGCTCGGTACTGCGACGGCGCTCCCTGGTCTCCGACGACGCGTTCATCGACGCGGTCGCCGCCGACGTCGGGCATCTCGGTGAGTGGCTTCGCTGGGCCCGGCATCCGCCCACCCGCGAGGAGACCGAGAGGTTCCGTGCCGAGCAGGACGCGGACTGGGACGCCGGGCGGTCCTTCGTCTACGTGCTGACCCCGCCGGACCGTCACGACCAGGTGCTCGGCGGGGGCGCGATGTTCCCGAACGGCGAGGTGGGCGTCCTGGAGATCGGCTACTGGGTCTGCTCCCCGGCCACCGGCCGCGGACTCGCCACCCGGGCCGCGGCCGCGCTGACCGAGGAGGGCCTGGGGCTCCCCGGCGTCAAGGCCATGGAGATCCACTGCGACCGGGCCAATGCCCGAAGCGCCGCGATACCGCCCCGGATCGGGTACCGGTTGCTCCGCATCGAAGCGGACGAGCCGCAGACCGCCGCGGAGGCCGGACGGAGCATGGTCTGGCGCCACGACGGCGCCTGA
- a CDS encoding tautomerase family protein yields the protein MPLITVSLRQGTTPQYRRLVSEALHKSMVDVLKIPQDDQFHVFHEVTDDNFVMQPVVFGLRRTSRTLFIQLSFNRRGVEQKARLFRAIVANLRLYADVPEEDVMLVAFETARENWWAAGRVVDPATGYDERMTDVPALPDVSEEPGR from the coding sequence ATGCCTCTGATCACCGTTTCCCTGCGGCAGGGAACCACGCCCCAGTACCGTCGCCTCGTCTCCGAGGCCCTGCACAAGTCCATGGTCGACGTGCTGAAGATTCCGCAGGACGACCAGTTCCACGTCTTCCACGAGGTCACGGACGACAACTTCGTCATGCAGCCGGTCGTGTTCGGCCTGCGGCGCACCTCGCGCACCCTGTTCATCCAGTTGTCGTTCAACCGGCGCGGCGTGGAGCAGAAGGCACGACTGTTCCGGGCGATCGTCGCCAACCTCAGGCTGTACGCGGACGTCCCCGAGGAGGACGTCATGCTGGTGGCCTTCGAGACGGCCAGGGAGAACTGGTGGGCCGCCGGCCGCGTCGTCGACCCCGCCACCGGCTACGACGAGCGCATGACCGACGTGCCCGCCCTGCCCGATGTGTCCGAGGAGCCCGGCCGGTAG
- a CDS encoding LysR family transcriptional regulator, whose amino-acid sequence MGMGDVTLAGLRVLREVAERGTFTAAAHSLGYTQSAVSRQMAALEQATGARLFDRFPGGVRPTGAGRALLRHAVAALDALEAADRELRGVRDATGRVRLGYFPAAGAVLVADALSALRREGSRPRVTTREGSTPALVRALRSGTLDLALLTSRPPHRSPDTDDPPLHVEPLLETRLALAVAAGSRFAEHGTADVEDIAAQPWIAGPGSTDEPLLGVWPGLPGRPRVAHTARDWLTKLHLVAAGAGVTTASPALLPVIPRGVRFVDVTGVAEEVRRIDLVSLPGRLTAPAAALVNALRRRAADLAD is encoded by the coding sequence ATGGGCATGGGAGATGTGACGCTGGCCGGGCTGCGGGTGCTGCGTGAGGTGGCCGAGCGCGGCACCTTCACCGCGGCCGCGCACAGCCTCGGCTACACGCAGTCGGCGGTCTCCCGTCAGATGGCCGCGCTGGAACAGGCGACGGGGGCCCGCCTGTTCGACCGCTTCCCCGGCGGTGTACGGCCGACCGGCGCGGGCCGCGCCCTGCTGCGCCACGCCGTCGCCGCGCTGGACGCCCTGGAGGCGGCCGACCGGGAACTGCGCGGAGTGCGGGACGCCACCGGCCGGGTACGGCTGGGGTACTTTCCCGCCGCCGGCGCGGTGCTCGTGGCCGACGCCCTGTCGGCACTGCGCCGGGAAGGCTCCCGCCCGCGGGTGACGACGCGGGAGGGGAGCACTCCCGCGCTGGTGCGCGCGCTGCGCAGCGGCACCCTCGACCTGGCGCTCCTGACCTCCCGGCCCCCGCACCGCTCGCCCGACACGGACGACCCTCCCCTGCACGTCGAACCCCTGCTGGAAACGCGTCTGGCCCTGGCCGTTGCGGCCGGCAGCCGCTTCGCCGAACACGGCACCGCGGACGTCGAGGACATCGCCGCGCAGCCCTGGATCGCGGGTCCCGGCAGCACGGACGAGCCGCTGCTCGGCGTCTGGCCGGGGCTGCCCGGCCGGCCCCGCGTCGCGCACACCGCCCGCGACTGGCTGACCAAACTCCACCTGGTCGCGGCCGGAGCGGGCGTTACCACGGCCTCCCCGGCGCTGCTGCCCGTGATCCCGCGCGGCGTCCGCTTCGTCGACGTCACGGGCGTCGCGGAGGAAGTACGGCGCATCGACCTGGTGTCGCTGCCCGGCCGGCTCACGGCTCCGGCCGCGGCACTGGTCAACGCCCTGCGACGGCGCGCCGCCGACCTGGCCGACTGA